The genomic interval CGCCGAACGTGTCGGTGAGCACAAGACGTCGATGCTCCAGGACCTGGAGAAGGACAAGCCGCTCGAGCTGGACGTCATCCTCGCAGCGGTCGTCGAGCTCGCCGACCTCACCGGCATCAAGGCGCCGACCCTCCGCGCCGTACACGCCGTAACCGACCTCCTCGCCAGCAAGGTCGGCGTCTGAGCCGGGTGGGTCCGGCTGACAGCGACGCCGGACCCACCTGTTCCAGCTACAGCTCCAGCGGTCCGAGCGATGGGCCTGCGACGAAGTGGGCTACCGGATCGGCCATCACGTCGAGCTCGAGCACGACGAGGTCGTTGCTGCCGGGATGGAGCAGTGGACCCGGGACGTACAAGGTTTGCTGAGGTCCGCGGCGCCAGTACCGGCCGAGGTTGAACCCGTTCACCCAGGCGAACCCTTTGCCCCAAGCAACGGTCGAGAGGAAGTGATCGACGGGTTCGGCAACGTCGAAGGATCCGCGCCAGGCCGTCGGCCCGACCCCGGCTGCGGTTGACACCGGCGCACCGGCTGCCGGGTTCCACAGTCCTGGCACGTCGTCCAGATCGATCGCGCACACAGACCAGCTGTCCGGCTCGACCGCATCCGCGTCCGGCCGGTCCACCGGACCCAGCCGGACCGGTCCGATCAGACCCTTCGGCTCACCGATCCGCGGACCGTAGTTCACCCGCCCCTGGTCCTCGACCAGGATCTCCAGGCGTCCACCCCGTGGCAGCATCAGCGCACGGTCGTGCTGCTCCCGATCGAGTACGCCGACCGGCGCCCCGTCCAGGAACACGTAGGCGCGGTCCCGCACCTCGCCGACGCTGAACAGCACCGGCTCATCGCTCGACACTTCCGTACGGAACAACGCGAGGCGAGCGTCCAGCTCGTCCAGCGTCGGCATCCCGGTGTGCTCGCTCCACGGACCCCATGGATCAGCCAGCAACCGCAGCGGCGACCGCAGCGCAGCAGAGGTCTCCGGCGAGGCCGGACCCGACGCCGGGACATCATCGGGAACGGACGTGTACCGGGAGAGCACCTCCCGGAAGGCGTGGTACTTCGCCGTCGGGTGCCCGGCCTCGTCCAGCGGAGCGTCGTAGTCGTACGACGTGATCGTCGGACGGTAGACGCCCTTGTCGTTGGCCCCATTGGTCAGTCCGAAGTTCGTGCCGCCGTGGAGCATGTAGATGTTGACCGATGCCCCCGCCGCCAGCAGCGCGTCGAGCTCGGCCGCCGCCTCCGCCACGCTGGTGGTGTGGTGTGGTCCACCCCAGTGATCGAACCACCCGTCCCAGAACTCCATGCACATCAACGGTCCGGTCGGCTGGTGCCTCCGCAGCGTTTCCAGCCGTTCTGCCGCCCGCGATCCGAACGACCCGGTCCGCAGTACGCCGTCCAGCCCCCCGGCCGCGAGCATCGCGTCGACCGGCTGGTCCACCGTCACCAGCGGCACCGTGATACCCGCGGAGTGGATGATGTCGGCCACCGCCTTCAGGTACGTCGGATCGTCG from Kribbella sp. NBC_00709 carries:
- a CDS encoding glycoside hydrolase family 35 protein, giving the protein MFEIGESDFLLDGRPFRILSGALHYFRVHPDSWTDRIEKARLMGLNTIETYVPWNAHSPRPGTFDTSGMLDLERFLREVAAAGLYAIVRPGPYICAEWDNGGLPAWLFREPGLGVRRYEPQFMAAVGRYLSDVLQIVEPLQIDRGGPVLLVQVENEYGAFGDDPTYLKAVADIIHSAGITVPLVTVDQPVDAMLAAGGLDGVLRTGSFGSRAAERLETLRRHQPTGPLMCMEFWDGWFDHWGGPHHTTSVAEAAAELDALLAAGASVNIYMLHGGTNFGLTNGANDKGVYRPTITSYDYDAPLDEAGHPTAKYHAFREVLSRYTSVPDDVPASGPASPETSAALRSPLRLLADPWGPWSEHTGMPTLDELDARLALFRTEVSSDEPVLFSVGEVRDRAYVFLDGAPVGVLDREQHDRALMLPRGGRLEILVEDQGRVNYGPRIGEPKGLIGPVRLGPVDRPDADAVEPDSWSVCAIDLDDVPGLWNPAAGAPVSTAAGVGPTAWRGSFDVAEPVDHFLSTVAWGKGFAWVNGFNLGRYWRRGPQQTLYVPGPLLHPGSNDLVVLELDVMADPVAHFVAGPSLGPLEL